The following are encoded together in the Bos taurus isolate L1 Dominette 01449 registration number 42190680 breed Hereford chromosome 12, ARS-UCD2.0, whole genome shotgun sequence genome:
- the KBTBD6 gene encoding kelch repeat and BTB domain-containing protein 6, translating to MQSREESSRSRRLASPRGGKRPKRVHKPTVSAFFTGPEELKDTGHSAALLAQLKSFYDARLLCDVTIEVVTPGSGPGTGRLFPCNRNVLAAACPYFKSMFTGGMYESHQTNVTMHDVDAESFEVLVDYCYTGRVSLSESNVERLYAASDMLQLEYVREACASFLARRLDLANCTAIFKFADAFGHRKLRSQAQSFIAHNFKQLSQMSPIREESLADLTLAQLLTVLRLDSLNIEHEQTVCHVAVQWLEAAPKERGPSAAEVFKCVRWTHFSDEDRGYVEELLTNTVVKKYCLDLVEGARQMRYGDMLCKSLVPKPESSGVSSSSSSVVPMSDHLPQRLGVYAKKMVIFFGHPRDPFLCCDPYSGDIYKVPSPLTCLAHTRTVTTLAVCVSPDHDIYLAAQPRKDLWVYKPAQNSWQQLADRLLCREGMDVAYLNGYIYILGGRDPITGIKLKEVECYSVQRNQWALVAPLPHSFISFDLMVIQNYLYALNSKRMFCFDPSHNMWLKCVSLKRNDFQEACVFNDEIYCICDIPVMKVYNPVRGEWRQINNIPLVSETNNYRIINHGQKLLLITSRTPQWKKNRVTVYEYDMRGDQWINIGTTLGLFQFDSNFFCLSARVYPSCLEPGQSFLTEEEEVPSESSTEWDLGGFSELDSESGSSSSLSDDDLWVQVAPQ from the exons ATGCAGTCCCGGGAAGAATCTTCGCGCTCTCGCCGCCTCGCCAGTCCCCGCGGTGGGAAGCGCCCCAAAAGGGTTCACAAACCCACGGTTTCAGCTTTTTTCACGGGCCCGGAGGAGCTGAAGGACACGGGCCATTCTGCAGCCCTGCTGGCCCAGCTCAAGTCCTTTTACGACGCGCGGCTGCTCTGCGATGTGACCATCGAGGTGGTCACCCCCGGCAGCGGGCCCGGCACCGGCCGCCTCTTCCCCTGCAACCGTAACGTGCTGGCGGCCGCGTGTCCCTACTTCAAGAGTATGTTCACCGGCGGCATGTACGAGAGCCATCAGACGAACGTGACCATGCACGACGTGGACGCCGAGTCCTTCGAGGTGCTGGTCGATTACTGCTACACCGGTCGCGTGTCCCTGAGTGAATCGAACGTGGAGCGCCTTTATGCAGCCTCCGACATGCTGCAGCTGGAGTACGTGCGGGAAGCCTGTGCCTCCTTCCTAGCCCGCCGCCTTGACCTGGCCAACTGCACGGCCATCTTCAAGTTTGCTGATGCCTTCGGCCATCGCAAGCTGCGGTCGCAGGCGCAGTCCTTTATAGCCCACAACTTCAAGCAGCTCAGCCAGATGAGTCCAATTCGCGAAGAGTCCCTGGCAGATCTGACCCTGGCCCAGCTGCTGACCGTCCTGCGCCTGGACAGTCTCAACATCGAGCACGAGCAGACCGTGTGTCATGTGGCGGTGCAGTGGTTGGAGGCGGCTCCCAAGGAGCGGGGTCCCAGCGCTGCAGAAGTTTTCAAGTGTGTCCGCTGGACCCACTTCTCTGACGAAGATCGGGGCTACGTGGAAGAGCTGCTGACCAACACGGTGGTGAAGAAGTACTGTCTGGACCTTGTTGAAGGGGCCCGGCAGATGCGGTATGGTGACATGTTGTGCAAGTCTCTGGTCCCCAAACCAGAGAGCAGCGGTGTTAGCAGT AGCAGCAGCTCCGTTGTGCCCATGTCTGATCATCTACCCCAGAGGTTAGGTGTGTATGCCAAGAAGATGGTGATCTTCTTTGGCCATCCCAGAGATCCCTTTCTGTGCTGTGACCCATACTCGGGGGACATTTACAAAGTGCCATCACCTCTGACCTGCCTTGCTCACACTAGGACTGTGACCACCTTAGCTGTCTGTGTCTCTCCAGACCATGACATTTATCTGGCCGCCCAGCCCAGGAAGGACCTCTGGGTGTATAAACCAGCCCAGAATAGTTGGCAGCAGCTTGCTGATCGCCTGCTCTGCCGGGAGGGCATGGACGTGGCATACCTCAATGGCTATATCTACATCCTGGGTGGTCGGGACCCCATTACCGGCATTAAACTGAAGGAGGTGGAGTGCTACAGTGTCCAGAGGAACCAGTGGGCGCTGGTGGCTCCGCTGCCCCATTCCTTTATTTCCTTTGACCTGATGGTCATTCAGAACTATCTGTATGCTCTCAACAGTAAGCGCATGTTCTGCTTTGATCCCAGCCACAATATGTGGCTGAAGTGCGTTTCTCTGAAGCGCAATGATTTTCAGGAAGCCTGTGTCTTCAATGATGAGATATACTGCATCTGCGACATCCCTGTCATGAAGGTGTACAATCCAGTCAGAGGAGAGTGGAGGCAGATTAATAACATCCCCTTGGTGTCGGAGACTAACAACTACCGGATTATCAATCATGGCCAAAAACTGTTGCTGATCACCTCACGCACCCCGCAGTGGAAGAAGAACCGGGTGACCGTGTATGAATACGATATGAGGGGTGACCAGTGGATTAATATAGGTACCACATTAGGCCTGTTCCAGTTCGATTCTAACTTTTTTTGCCTCTCAGCTCGCGTTTATCCTTCCTGTCTTGAACCCGGTCAGAGTTTTCTCACTGAGGAGGAAGAAGTACCTAGTGAATCCAGCACTGAGTGGGATTTAGGTGGGTTCAGTGAGTTGGATTCTGAATCAGGGAGCTCAAGCTCTTTATCTGATGATGATTTGTGGGTTCAGGTAGCCCCTCAGTGA